In one window of Chloroflexota bacterium DNA:
- the hisS gene encoding histidine--tRNA ligase produces the protein MPAIRAPRGTQDRLPEHAAAWERAEAAGAELASRYGFERIETPLFEATELFVRGLGEGSDAVAKEMFRVGGAAGSDEEEPAWALRPEPTAGIVRAYLEHGLHVRPGPLRVWMIGPMFRYDRPQAGRFRQFTQWDVEVIGDPGPAVDAELIELAGRYCAQVGLDDVLVHLNSIGDATCRPGYRAALVEYFTPHREALGEDGRRRLDTNPLRVLDDKNLDRGLAAGAPKSIDHLCDACQAHFAGVTGLLDRLGVVYQIDHRLVRGLDYYTRTTFELFPAGRTGSQDALAGGGRYDGLVELLGGPPTTGIGFGLGLDRVVLAMAQRGVPGEPTPALVAVVGTQPDDVAERLLVAGALREAGLRVRPDGSDRKLGRQLEAAAKVGARWAVIVGEELTRGAVVLRDLADGSQREIALDQVASATRGSSTS, from the coding sequence ATGCCTGCCATACGCGCCCCTCGCGGCACCCAGGACCGGCTCCCCGAGCATGCCGCCGCGTGGGAGCGTGCCGAGGCAGCTGGCGCTGAGCTGGCATCGCGATACGGGTTCGAGCGGATCGAAACGCCTCTCTTCGAGGCCACCGAGCTGTTCGTGCGCGGGCTCGGAGAGGGCAGCGACGCTGTGGCCAAAGAGATGTTCCGGGTGGGCGGCGCGGCCGGCAGCGACGAGGAGGAGCCGGCCTGGGCCTTGCGCCCGGAGCCGACCGCCGGCATCGTCCGAGCCTACCTGGAGCATGGGTTGCACGTTCGCCCTGGGCCGCTCCGGGTATGGATGATAGGCCCCATGTTCCGATACGACCGACCGCAGGCCGGGCGCTTCCGCCAGTTCACGCAGTGGGACGTGGAGGTCATCGGCGATCCCGGGCCAGCGGTGGACGCGGAGCTGATCGAGCTCGCGGGACGGTACTGCGCGCAGGTCGGCCTGGACGACGTCTTGGTCCATCTGAACTCGATTGGCGACGCCACCTGCCGACCCGGGTACCGGGCTGCGCTGGTCGAGTACTTCACCCCCCACCGGGAGGCACTCGGCGAGGACGGCCGCCGCCGGCTGGACACCAACCCGCTGCGGGTGCTGGATGACAAGAACCTCGATCGCGGCCTGGCGGCCGGCGCCCCGAAATCCATCGACCACCTATGTGACGCGTGTCAGGCCCACTTCGCCGGCGTCACCGGCCTCCTGGATCGGCTGGGAGTCGTGTACCAGATCGACCATCGTCTGGTCCGGGGCCTGGATTACTACACCCGAACCACGTTCGAGCTGTTCCCGGCCGGCCGAACCGGGAGCCAGGATGCCCTGGCCGGCGGCGGCCGCTACGACGGCCTGGTGGAGCTGCTGGGAGGCCCGCCCACGACGGGAATCGGCTTCGGCCTGGGACTGGATCGGGTCGTGCTCGCCATGGCCCAGCGTGGCGTTCCCGGCGAGCCCACGCCCGCCCTGGTGGCCGTGGTCGGCACCCAACCGGACGACGTCGCCGAACGGCTCCTGGTGGCGGGCGCCCTGCGCGAAGCGGGACTTCGTGTGCGCCCTGACGGATCGGACCGAAAGCTCGGACGCCAGCTGGAGGCGGCCGCCAAGGTCGGCGCTCGGTGGGCGGTCATCGTGGGCGAGGAGCTGACCCGGGGTGCGGTCGTGCTTCGCGATCTCGCCGATGGCAGCCAGCGCGAGATCGCGCTCGACCAGGTGGCGAGCGCCACGCGCGGCAGCTCCACCTCATGA
- the aspS gene encoding aspartate--tRNA ligase, which translates to MTPPSFRTHTCGELRAAHIGERVTLAGWVNRRRDHGHLTFFDLRDRYGITQVVTNLDEAPDAHHAGADARAEWVIQVEGVVRQRPDGTANPELPSGEVEVGVDRLSVLNPSKVPPFYINEEQPGLDESLRLTYRYLDLRRPPLQARMLLRSRLASAVRRHLEGAGFVEIETPTLIRSTPEGARDFVVPSRLQPGKIYALPQSPQVLKQLLMVAGYDRYYQLAHAYRDEDFRADRGPEHTQIDIEMSFVREADVMATVEEMVTAVSAAVVPDRPIAQVPFPRLTYADAIIRYGSDKPDVRLGMELVDLGSAVAGTDLRVFTDALAAGGAIRGLVAPGCAGFSRRQTDELTDLAIRHGAGGLIHLAVEPDGTLKGAVARHLPPATAERVIEASGAVPGDLILAVADADGRRGAEALGRVRVDLGAQLGIGQPGVLSYVWVHRFPMFKWDAEGNRWDATHNPFSAPVWEEADDMERDPAAIHAQQYDLALNGWELGGGSIRIHRRDLLERAFALMGHTIEGMRDQFGALLDALEFGAPPHGGIAIGLDRWTALLADQDNIREVMAFPKTQSGSDLMLGAPSPIAAEQLAELGLRLADQSPEGS; encoded by the coding sequence ATGACGCCCCCATCCTTCCGGACCCATACCTGCGGGGAGCTGCGCGCCGCCCACATCGGGGAGCGAGTGACCCTGGCCGGCTGGGTCAATCGCCGTCGTGACCACGGCCACCTGACGTTCTTCGACCTGCGCGACCGCTACGGGATCACGCAGGTGGTGACCAACCTGGACGAGGCCCCCGATGCGCACCACGCGGGCGCCGACGCACGGGCGGAGTGGGTGATCCAGGTCGAGGGCGTCGTGCGCCAGCGCCCGGACGGCACGGCGAACCCGGAGCTTCCCAGCGGGGAGGTCGAGGTCGGGGTGGATCGTCTCAGCGTGCTGAACCCGTCCAAGGTGCCGCCGTTCTACATCAACGAGGAGCAACCCGGCCTCGACGAGTCCCTCCGGCTCACCTATCGGTACCTCGATCTGCGCCGGCCGCCGCTGCAGGCACGGATGCTGCTGCGCAGCCGGCTGGCATCGGCCGTCCGACGCCACCTCGAGGGTGCGGGATTCGTGGAGATCGAGACGCCGACCCTCATCCGTTCCACCCCCGAAGGGGCGCGGGACTTCGTGGTGCCCAGCCGCCTGCAGCCGGGAAAGATCTACGCTCTGCCGCAGTCGCCGCAGGTCCTCAAGCAGCTGCTGATGGTGGCCGGATACGACCGCTACTACCAGCTGGCGCATGCCTACCGCGATGAGGACTTTCGCGCCGATCGGGGGCCGGAGCACACCCAGATCGACATCGAGATGAGCTTCGTCCGCGAGGCCGACGTGATGGCCACGGTCGAGGAGATGGTGACCGCGGTCAGCGCAGCGGTGGTGCCGGACCGTCCCATCGCCCAGGTTCCGTTCCCGCGCCTGACCTACGCCGACGCCATCATCCGCTACGGGTCTGACAAGCCCGACGTCCGGCTCGGGATGGAGCTGGTGGACCTCGGCTCGGCCGTGGCGGGCACCGACCTTCGGGTGTTTACCGATGCCCTGGCTGCCGGCGGGGCGATCCGCGGCCTGGTCGCGCCCGGCTGCGCGGGGTTCTCACGCCGCCAGACCGATGAGCTGACCGATCTCGCCATCCGGCACGGCGCCGGTGGCCTGATCCACCTGGCGGTCGAGCCCGATGGCACCCTGAAAGGAGCGGTCGCCCGCCACCTGCCGCCGGCCACCGCGGAGCGGGTGATCGAGGCCAGTGGCGCAGTGCCGGGCGACCTCATCCTGGCGGTCGCCGACGCGGACGGCCGTCGGGGGGCCGAGGCCCTGGGGAGGGTCCGGGTGGACCTGGGGGCTCAGCTCGGCATCGGCCAGCCGGGCGTGCTGTCGTACGTGTGGGTCCACCGCTTCCCCATGTTCAAGTGGGATGCCGAGGGCAACCGCTGGGACGCGACCCACAACCCGTTCAGCGCCCCGGTCTGGGAGGAGGCCGACGACATGGAGCGCGACCCCGCGGCCATCCACGCGCAGCAGTACGACCTGGCCCTCAACGGCTGGGAGCTGGGCGGCGGCTCGATCCGGATCCACCGCCGCGACCTGCTGGAGCGGGCGTTCGCCCTGATGGGCCACACGATCGAGGGCATGCGCGACCAGTTCGGGGCGCTCCTCGACGCCCTCGAGTTCGGCGCGCCCCCGCACGGTGGGATCGCGATCGGGCTGGACCGATGGACCGCGCTGCTTGCCGACCAGGACAACATCCGTGAAGTGATGGCGTTCCCCAAGACACAGTCGGGGAGCGACCTCATGCTGGGCGCCCCGTCGCCCATCGCGGCCGAGCAACTCGCCGAGTTGGGGCTGCGGCTCGCCGATCAGTCGCCCGAGGGCTCGTAG
- a CDS encoding ectoine synthase, whose product MIIRSADDVGGTEHEVSGDDWTSRRILTAADRMGYSLNDVVIQAGFELELEYRHHLEACYVVSGGMEITDAASGREFAVGPGGVYALDQHDRHTARSAGGARLVCIFNPALRGTERHVGGGYEPSGD is encoded by the coding sequence ATGATCATTCGATCAGCCGATGACGTGGGCGGCACCGAACACGAAGTGTCGGGCGATGACTGGACGAGCCGACGGATCCTGACCGCGGCGGACCGGATGGGCTACTCCCTGAACGACGTCGTGATCCAGGCCGGCTTCGAGTTGGAGCTCGAGTACCGGCACCACCTCGAGGCGTGCTACGTCGTGTCGGGTGGGATGGAGATCACCGATGCAGCCAGCGGGCGGGAGTTCGCGGTAGGGCCGGGTGGGGTCTATGCCCTCGACCAGCATGACCGGCACACCGCGCGCAGCGCCGGCGGCGCCCGCCTGGTCTGCATCTTCAACCCGGCCCTGCGCGGGACGGAGCGCCACGTCGGCGGCGGCTACGAGCCCTCGGGCGACTGA
- a CDS encoding cysteine desulfurase family protein has product MAIYLDHAATTALRPEVLEAMLPYLTEHFGNPSSLHAAGRRARQGLDEARETVAGALGAKPREIVFTSGASENTSLAINGITWAASARGRHMVTTAIEHRAVLNTCAVLERHGFEVTYLPVDRYGQVDPDAVANAIGPHTTLVAIGYANNEVGTVQPIAQIGAICRERNVALYTDATQAAASLPLDVDSLQVDLLGIAAHKVEGPKGVGALFVRQGTNLIPQQQGGSQERQRRAGTENVAGAVGLGEALRLARGDAERLAAENERQRGLRQRLAHRLEGIPDGELTGHPEARLPNSVSWAFRGVEGGDLVAALDLEGVAASTGSACTSGSAEPSHVLAAMGVPSDLIRGSLRLSMGRTTTAAEVDRAADLVAAAVQRVRAAAQPAAADAAPAPAGA; this is encoded by the coding sequence ATGGCCATCTACCTCGACCACGCCGCGACCACCGCTCTGCGGCCCGAGGTCCTCGAGGCCATGCTGCCCTACCTGACCGAGCACTTCGGCAATCCGTCCAGCCTGCATGCCGCCGGTCGGCGTGCCCGGCAGGGCCTCGACGAGGCGCGAGAGACCGTGGCCGGCGCGCTGGGCGCCAAGCCGCGGGAGATCGTGTTCACCTCCGGCGCGTCGGAGAACACGAGCCTGGCCATCAACGGGATCACGTGGGCGGCGAGCGCCCGCGGCCGTCATATGGTCACCACCGCGATCGAGCACCGGGCGGTCCTGAACACCTGCGCCGTCCTCGAGCGCCACGGGTTCGAGGTGACGTACCTGCCGGTGGACCGATACGGCCAGGTGGACCCGGACGCGGTGGCAAACGCGATCGGCCCGCACACCACCCTGGTCGCGATCGGGTATGCCAACAACGAGGTCGGGACCGTTCAGCCCATCGCCCAGATCGGCGCCATCTGCCGCGAGCGGAACGTCGCCCTGTACACCGATGCCACCCAGGCAGCGGCTTCGCTGCCGCTCGACGTGGACAGCCTCCAGGTCGACCTGCTGGGCATCGCGGCCCACAAGGTCGAAGGACCCAAGGGGGTGGGCGCGCTGTTCGTGCGCCAGGGAACGAACCTCATTCCCCAGCAGCAGGGCGGGTCGCAGGAGCGGCAACGGCGAGCGGGGACCGAGAACGTGGCCGGGGCCGTGGGACTGGGTGAGGCGCTGCGCCTGGCCCGTGGCGACGCTGAGCGACTGGCGGCCGAGAACGAGCGCCAGCGGGGGTTGCGCCAGCGACTTGCGCATCGTCTCGAGGGAATTCCCGACGGCGAGCTCACTGGCCACCCCGAGGCGCGATTGCCGAACAGCGTGAGCTGGGCCTTCCGCGGCGTGGAGGGCGGTGACCTGGTGGCGGCGCTCGACCTGGAGGGCGTCGCCGCGTCCACCGGCAGCGCCTGCACCTCGGGCAGCGCCGAGCCGAGCCACGTCCTGGCGGCCATGGGGGTGCCGTCAGATCTGATTCGCGGTTCGCTGCGCCTGAGCATGGGCCGCACCACCACCGCGGCCGAGGTCGATCGAGCGGCGGACCTGGTGGCCGCCGCTGTCCAGCGGGTACGCGCCGCGGCCCAGCCCGCTGCGGCCGATGCCGCGCCGGCCCCGGCGGGGGCCTGA
- the mnmA gene encoding tRNA 2-thiouridine(34) synthase MnmA encodes MPRIVAAMSGGVDSSVAAALLAREAAAGGDEVVGVWMRTHPDRGEGWEPRRGCCSTEAADDARRVAQRIGIPFFILNVEPEFGAQVIDAFAEAYLGGTTPNPCQACNQKIKFDLLARRAVGAYGADGVATGHYARVARSDGQWRLLRAVDATKDQTYFLWNLGQRQLAATRFPLGEMTKPQVRQLATEMELPTAATPESQEICFVPAGDYRALLAERTSYVGESGPIVDGEGRRLGTHTGFAHYTVGQRRGLGLTASEPHYVREIRPETNEVVVGSRDDLSVRGFVADARHFVAGAAPAERFEAQVRIRHRAPEVNCEVTLVGSERMVVETAEPVWAAAPGQSAVLYLGDECLGGGRIARA; translated from the coding sequence ATGCCGCGGATTGTGGCCGCCATGAGCGGCGGCGTGGACTCCAGCGTGGCCGCGGCGCTGCTCGCCCGCGAGGCTGCGGCGGGGGGCGACGAGGTGGTCGGGGTCTGGATGCGCACCCACCCGGACCGAGGCGAGGGCTGGGAGCCGCGACGCGGCTGCTGCTCGACCGAGGCCGCGGACGACGCCCGCCGCGTCGCGCAGCGGATCGGCATCCCGTTCTTCATCCTCAACGTCGAACCCGAGTTCGGGGCCCAGGTCATCGACGCCTTCGCCGAGGCGTACCTCGGGGGGACCACACCCAACCCATGCCAGGCCTGCAACCAGAAGATCAAATTCGACCTCCTCGCTCGGCGCGCCGTGGGCGCCTACGGGGCGGATGGCGTGGCAACCGGGCATTACGCTCGCGTTGCGCGCAGCGACGGCCAGTGGCGGCTGCTGCGGGCCGTGGACGCGACCAAGGATCAGACCTACTTCCTGTGGAACCTCGGCCAGCGCCAGCTGGCTGCCACTCGCTTCCCGCTGGGGGAGATGACCAAGCCGCAGGTCCGACAGCTGGCGACCGAGATGGAGCTCCCCACCGCGGCCACCCCCGAGTCCCAGGAGATCTGCTTCGTCCCCGCCGGCGACTACCGGGCCCTGCTGGCCGAGCGCACGTCGTACGTCGGCGAGTCGGGGCCTATCGTGGACGGCGAGGGTCGCCGGCTCGGCACCCATACCGGATTCGCGCACTACACGGTTGGCCAGCGACGCGGGCTGGGGCTGACCGCCAGCGAGCCGCACTACGTGCGCGAGATCCGGCCTGAGACCAACGAGGTCGTGGTCGGGTCGCGAGACGACCTTTCCGTGCGCGGTTTCGTCGCCGACGCTCGCCATTTCGTGGCCGGAGCGGCGCCGGCCGAGCGATTCGAGGCCCAGGTCCGGATTCGGCATCGGGCGCCCGAGGTGAACTGCGAAGTGACGCTGGTCGGGTCGGAGCGGATGGTCGTGGAGACCGCCGAGCCGGTGTGGGCCGCAGCCCCCGGCCAGTCCGCCGTCCTGTACCTCGGCGACGAGTGCCTGGGCGGAGGCCGGATCGCTCGGGCCTGA
- a CDS encoding YtxH domain-containing protein yields MNDSGFGSFVAGLVIGGLIGAAVGLLLAPESGEEMRGKVGEFVDERTRDLGDAVSEGKAAAEQARTAMLAALQRDTTAEAPAEESAS; encoded by the coding sequence ATGAATGATTCCGGTTTCGGAAGTTTCGTCGCCGGTCTGGTCATCGGTGGCCTGATCGGCGCGGCAGTCGGGCTGCTCCTGGCGCCCGAATCGGGCGAGGAGATGCGCGGTAAGGTCGGTGAGTTCGTCGATGAGCGGACGCGCGACCTGGGCGACGCGGTCAGCGAGGGCAAGGCGGCCGCCGAGCAGGCTCGCACGGCCATGCTGGCCGCGCTTCAGCGCGACACGACCGCCGAGGCCCCGGCCGAGGAGAGCGCCAGCTAG
- the alaS gene encoding alanine--tRNA ligase has product MQSLPAAEIRERFQRFFEARGHTRVLPAPLLARDDPTLLFTNSGMVQFKRVLTGEETRAYKRAVDSQPCLRVAGKHNDFEEVGRTPRHQTLFEMLGNWSFGDYFKRDAIHWAWEFLTDPDQLAMDPDRLAATVYTDDDEAYRIWTDEIGLPVDRVVRWGNIAVGDDHNFWQMADTGPCGPCSEIHFDRGAEFSEGPDCIPDHSETCPRWLEFWNLVFMQFDRSADGTLTPLPFQSVDTGLGLERTASIVQEVESNYKTDLFTKIIERLRFRLGHDPETVEAERFSYQVVADHSRAMTFLIAEGVRPSNEGPGYVLRRIMRRAVRHVRLMGISQPVLSETCAAVIELMGPAYPNLAERQEEVLSEVDAEEKRFARTLEAGSERLAQLVEAAGNLGMISGDDAFKLHDTFGFPIDLTVEIAAEAGVRVDRDGFEAAMTAQRERSRGDKRAGYTSDPALAGLASEFIGYPNQTRADGLEVIGVKPATDGGPAAVVLAKTPFYPEGGGQIGDRGRLIGTRGSLEVVDTQRDKDAIVHLGALDGELAVGEAVRGEVDEERRWAAARNHTATHLLHRALRDVLGEQAKQAGSWVGPEGLRFDFPADTPTPRDTLTRIEAIVNEQVRRNLEVTPAWMPLAEAQASGADMFFGEKYVPESVRLVACGDYSRELCGGTHLAATGQIGSFRITGESSIGAGMRRVEALTGAAAETLIATRLDALRAAAHLLETREEEVPARIEALLARVREAERGGRAAAAPRSRLDAAAALRDAQQAGDAAVIVQPYPEADASALRALVDDLRAAGGRFVAVVTGAADGQPTLVVAASRDLASEGFDAADIVRQVAPLIRGGGGGRADMAQAGGSDPSGLDRALAEAARIALDALHAIEAR; this is encoded by the coding sequence ATGCAATCCCTTCCGGCGGCGGAGATCCGCGAGCGCTTCCAGCGCTTCTTCGAGGCGCGCGGTCACACCCGGGTGCTGCCTGCCCCGCTGCTCGCACGCGACGATCCCACGCTGCTGTTCACGAACTCGGGGATGGTCCAGTTCAAGCGGGTCCTGACCGGGGAAGAGACCCGCGCCTACAAGCGAGCTGTCGACAGCCAGCCGTGCCTGCGGGTGGCCGGCAAGCACAACGACTTCGAGGAGGTGGGCCGCACACCCCGGCACCAGACCCTGTTCGAGATGCTCGGCAACTGGAGCTTCGGCGACTACTTCAAGCGCGATGCCATCCACTGGGCGTGGGAGTTCCTGACCGATCCCGACCAGCTCGCGATGGACCCCGACCGTCTGGCAGCGACCGTCTACACCGATGACGACGAGGCCTATCGGATCTGGACCGATGAGATCGGCCTCCCCGTCGATCGGGTCGTCCGCTGGGGCAACATCGCTGTCGGCGACGACCACAACTTCTGGCAGATGGCCGACACCGGGCCCTGCGGACCGTGCAGCGAGATCCATTTCGATCGGGGCGCCGAATTCAGCGAAGGGCCGGACTGCATCCCCGATCATTCCGAGACGTGCCCACGCTGGCTCGAGTTCTGGAACCTGGTCTTCATGCAGTTCGATCGGTCCGCGGATGGGACGCTCACCCCGCTGCCCTTCCAGAGCGTGGACACCGGCCTCGGGTTGGAGCGGACGGCGTCGATCGTCCAGGAGGTCGAGAGCAACTACAAGACCGACCTGTTCACGAAGATCATCGAGCGGCTTCGGTTTCGTCTCGGCCACGACCCGGAGACCGTGGAGGCCGAGCGTTTCAGCTACCAGGTCGTGGCCGACCACTCGCGGGCCATGACCTTTCTCATCGCCGAAGGCGTTCGACCGTCGAACGAAGGGCCGGGCTACGTCCTGCGCAGGATCATGCGGCGCGCCGTCCGCCACGTGCGGCTGATGGGGATCTCCCAGCCAGTTCTGTCGGAGACCTGCGCGGCGGTGATCGAGCTGATGGGGCCGGCGTATCCGAACCTCGCGGAACGCCAGGAGGAGGTCCTGTCCGAGGTTGACGCCGAGGAGAAGCGCTTTGCGCGGACGCTGGAAGCCGGCTCGGAGCGGCTGGCGCAGCTGGTCGAGGCTGCAGGGAACTTGGGCATGATCAGTGGTGACGACGCGTTCAAGCTCCATGACACGTTCGGCTTCCCGATCGACCTCACGGTCGAGATCGCGGCCGAGGCGGGAGTGCGTGTCGACCGTGACGGATTCGAGGCCGCCATGACCGCGCAGCGCGAGCGGTCACGCGGCGACAAGCGCGCCGGATACACGTCCGATCCGGCCCTCGCCGGCCTGGCGTCGGAGTTCATTGGCTACCCCAACCAGACCCGGGCCGATGGGCTGGAGGTCATCGGCGTCAAACCGGCTACGGACGGCGGTCCGGCGGCCGTTGTGCTGGCCAAAACCCCGTTCTACCCCGAAGGCGGCGGGCAAATCGGCGACCGGGGGCGACTCATCGGAACGCGAGGGTCGCTGGAGGTGGTCGACACCCAGCGCGACAAAGATGCCATCGTCCATCTCGGTGCCCTGGATGGCGAGCTGGCGGTGGGCGAGGCGGTCCGAGGCGAGGTGGATGAGGAGCGGCGCTGGGCTGCGGCGCGCAACCATACCGCTACCCACCTGCTGCATCGGGCGCTGCGTGACGTGCTCGGGGAGCAGGCCAAGCAGGCGGGGAGCTGGGTCGGCCCGGAGGGGTTGCGCTTCGACTTCCCGGCCGACACGCCGACGCCACGCGACACGCTGACCCGCATCGAGGCCATCGTCAACGAGCAGGTCCGTCGGAACCTGGAGGTGACGCCGGCCTGGATGCCGCTGGCCGAGGCGCAGGCCTCGGGCGCGGACATGTTCTTCGGGGAGAAATATGTCCCCGAGTCCGTGCGGCTGGTAGCCTGCGGCGACTATTCGCGCGAGCTGTGTGGCGGTACCCACCTGGCGGCCACGGGGCAGATCGGCTCCTTCCGGATCACCGGCGAATCAAGCATCGGCGCCGGCATGCGCCGAGTCGAAGCCCTGACCGGGGCCGCGGCGGAAACGCTCATCGCGACCCGCCTGGATGCACTGCGCGCCGCGGCGCATCTGCTTGAGACGCGTGAGGAAGAGGTCCCGGCACGGATCGAAGCCCTCCTGGCTCGCGTGCGCGAGGCCGAGCGCGGCGGACGCGCGGCGGCAGCGCCCCGGTCGCGCCTCGACGCGGCAGCGGCGCTGCGTGACGCTCAGCAGGCAGGGGATGCGGCCGTGATCGTGCAGCCCTACCCCGAGGCCGATGCCAGCGCCCTGCGCGCCCTGGTGGATGACCTGCGGGCCGCGGGCGGTCGGTTCGTGGCTGTCGTGACCGGCGCCGCCGACGGCCAGCCGACGTTGGTCGTGGCGGCCAGTCGAGACCTGGCCTCCGAAGGGTTTGACGCAGCCGACATCGTGCGGCAGGTGGCTCCTCTCATCAGGGGCGGCGGAGGAGGTCGGGCGGACATGGCCCAGGCCGGCGGGTCGGATCCATCCGGCCTGGACCGGGCGTTGGCCGAGGCTGCCCGAATCGCGCTGGACGCTCTCCACGCCATCGAGGCACGCTGA
- the ruvX gene encoding Holliday junction resolvase RuvX translates to MGRLIGIDPGERRIGVAVGDEETGMAFPRPALRAGSRAPAGIRALADAEGTQRIIVGLPLNMDGSEGSQAAAARAFGARLGALGLDVTFSDERLTTWDAAERMARSASGPSAPDAIDSAAAALILEQYLVDRRRRPEGA, encoded by the coding sequence GTGGGCCGTTTGATCGGCATCGACCCCGGGGAACGACGGATTGGCGTCGCGGTGGGCGACGAGGAGACCGGCATGGCATTTCCCCGCCCGGCGCTCAGGGCCGGCTCGCGGGCCCCGGCTGGCATCCGCGCCCTCGCCGATGCGGAAGGCACGCAACGGATCATCGTGGGTCTGCCTCTCAACATGGATGGCAGCGAGGGGTCGCAGGCCGCCGCGGCGCGCGCCTTTGGTGCGCGATTGGGTGCGCTGGGGCTGGACGTGACCTTCAGCGACGAGCGCCTCACGACCTGGGATGCGGCGGAGCGAATGGCCCGGTCCGCCTCAGGCCCATCCGCCCCAGACGCGATAGACTCTGCCGCCGCCGCCCTCATCCTGGAGCAGTACCTCGTCGATCGCCGGCGGCGGCCTGAGGGAGCTTGA
- the mltG gene encoding endolytic transglycosylase MltG codes for MTPAEQEQVRNARIRRLRAEREGAGRRLRGRPLQPLVLLGWIGGVIALTVIVLYLAVLALSPAIMAWVEARPTLIQNELIVDFVNWHRPEAIADEPANDTYRRVSIEIPPGATDAFIGQLLVTRGLIHSELAFHHQVYEANREGNLQAGQYDLSPTMRPSFIIAALRQEAGPEVTVTILEGLRLEEVVAYVGTTDLTMDLDEFRLLVTTPPPDLLAAYPFLAELPAGRTLEGYLYPDTYRVFANATARAVVERLLTTFDQRLSQEIRDQLAVRGLTIDYAVRLGSIVEREAVLDEERPLIAGVYTQRLQTAGWNLDADPTLQYGLATAEFGALPMSEWGTVRWWQPLPAGGAEIVLPEALLPFQTYQVGGLPPIPIASPRIASIQAAVFPDLSSGYFFFVAACPDGVRDGSHRFAVTLAEHDANIAQMNAECP; via the coding sequence ATGACGCCTGCTGAGCAGGAGCAGGTTCGCAATGCGCGGATTCGCCGTCTCCGCGCCGAACGCGAGGGCGCGGGGCGGCGTCTGCGCGGCCGGCCGCTGCAGCCCCTCGTGCTGTTAGGGTGGATCGGTGGCGTCATCGCGCTGACGGTGATCGTCCTGTACCTCGCGGTGCTGGCCCTCTCCCCGGCCATCATGGCCTGGGTCGAAGCGCGGCCCACCTTGATCCAGAACGAGCTGATCGTCGATTTCGTCAATTGGCACCGCCCCGAAGCCATCGCCGACGAGCCGGCCAACGACACCTATCGGCGCGTGTCAATCGAGATCCCGCCTGGCGCGACCGATGCCTTCATCGGCCAGCTGCTGGTGACCCGGGGCCTGATTCACAGCGAGTTGGCCTTCCACCACCAGGTGTACGAGGCCAACCGGGAGGGCAACCTGCAGGCGGGTCAGTACGACCTCTCGCCCACCATGCGTCCTTCGTTCATCATCGCCGCCCTGCGCCAGGAAGCGGGGCCCGAGGTCACGGTCACGATCCTGGAGGGGTTGCGCCTGGAGGAAGTCGTCGCCTACGTGGGCACGACCGACCTGACCATGGACCTGGACGAGTTTCGTTTGCTGGTCACCACTCCACCGCCTGACCTCCTGGCCGCGTATCCGTTCCTGGCTGAGCTGCCCGCCGGGCGGACCCTGGAGGGCTACCTGTATCCGGACACCTACCGCGTCTTCGCCAACGCCACCGCCCGTGCCGTCGTGGAACGCCTCCTGACGACGTTCGACCAGCGGCTGAGCCAGGAGATTCGTGACCAGCTTGCCGTGCGGGGGCTGACGATCGACTACGCCGTTCGGTTGGGGTCGATCGTGGAACGCGAGGCCGTGCTCGACGAAGAGCGTCCCCTCATCGCCGGTGTCTATACCCAACGCCTGCAGACCGCGGGTTGGAACCTGGACGCCGATCCGACGCTGCAGTACGGGCTCGCCACGGCCGAGTTTGGGGCCTTGCCGATGTCCGAGTGGGGAACCGTCCGCTGGTGGCAGCCGCTGCCGGCCGGCGGGGCGGAGATCGTCCTTCCCGAGGCATTGCTTCCATTCCAGACCTACCAGGTCGGCGGCTTGCCGCCCATCCCAATCGCCTCCCCGCGCATCGCGTCCATCCAGGCGGCCGTCTTCCCCGACCTGTCCAGCGGATACTTCTTCTTCGTGGCCGCATGCCCCGACGGGGTGCGGGATGGGTCGCACCGCTTCGCGGTGACGCTCGCCGAGCACGACGCGAACATCGCCCAGATGAACGCGGAGTGCCCCTGA